From the genome of Methylocystis bryophila, one region includes:
- a CDS encoding phytoene/squalene synthase family protein, giving the protein MTNSPPAEREAELARNYAACEALLREKDRDGWLATLFAPTARRKHLHALHAFLLEVMEIPGKVTQPLLGEMRLRWWEDALAAREEGSQQAHPVADALIDTLDHCSLSQEEVTAFLDAHVADLYDDPMPTMAALLGYCDRTAAAPLRWSAQALGAPGDGRALTEAGTALGLLRVLRRLPKGGAQFLPEDLLEAHGARREDAAAGAETAQLRAAIAVLIERASEHFDLSRNAAREADEATRVALLPVATVPLYLRAMQARDFHPFGALRDPSPLRRQWRLWRAARAGL; this is encoded by the coding sequence GTGACGAATTCGCCGCCGGCCGAACGAGAGGCGGAGCTCGCCCGGAACTATGCCGCCTGCGAAGCCCTGCTGCGCGAGAAGGACCGCGACGGATGGCTCGCCACGCTCTTCGCTCCGACGGCGCGGCGCAAGCATCTTCACGCCCTTCACGCTTTCCTGCTGGAGGTCATGGAAATCCCCGGCAAGGTCACGCAGCCGCTACTCGGCGAGATGCGGCTACGCTGGTGGGAGGACGCGCTCGCGGCGAGGGAGGAAGGCTCGCAGCAGGCCCATCCTGTCGCCGATGCGCTCATCGACACGCTCGACCATTGCTCGTTATCACAAGAGGAGGTCACGGCCTTCCTCGACGCGCATGTCGCGGACCTCTACGACGATCCGATGCCGACCATGGCGGCGCTGCTCGGCTATTGCGACCGCACCGCTGCGGCGCCGCTGCGCTGGAGCGCGCAGGCGCTCGGCGCCCCCGGCGATGGGCGGGCCTTGACCGAGGCCGGAACGGCGCTCGGCCTGCTGCGCGTTCTTCGTCGCCTGCCGAAGGGCGGCGCGCAATTTCTACCCGAGGATCTTCTGGAGGCGCACGGCGCGCGCCGCGAGGACGCCGCCGCCGGCGCCGAGACGGCGCAACTGCGGGCGGCGATCGCCGTCTTGATCGAGCGCGCGTCCGAACACTTCGACCTGTCGAGAAACGCCGCACGCGAAGCCGACGAGGCGACGCGCGTCGCGCTTCTTCCCGTGGCGACCGTTCCGCTGTATTTGCGGGCGATGCAGGCGCGGGATTTCCATCCCTTCGGCGCGCTGCGCGATCCTTCGCCCTTGCGCCGTCAATGGCGTCTGTGGCGGGCGGCGCGCGCCGGGCTCTAG
- a CDS encoding ActS/PrrB/RegB family redox-sensitive histidine kinase: MDRRVEDQQLTPARHLRAETLVLLRWVAIAGQTLAMLYVYFYLKFPFPIGLCFVAIATSSALNIALRAGSRSSLRLDDTEAAVLLAYDVIQLAALLYLTGGVTNAFAMFLLAPVMISAVSLPRPFTFLLGILMVAAATLLTVEFEPLPWREGDILYFPLLYRLGVWAALVLSAGFIGLYAGRVSDEARKLANALSATELVLERAQHLTQLDGLAAAAAHELGTPLATITLIASELQKLTPSIAPQMSEDLKLLAQEARRCREILRKLQSLNTDEAHVLNKLRLGTLIEEAVEPLRDPEVAIIVDKAGETSEPFCLRNPGMLYGLGNLVENAVDFARSTVRIEARWTDRLVSVVIEDDGPGFAPKILDRVGDPYVSGSEADRRVKSAPESGLGLGLFIATTLLERSGALIEAINIAPPHTGARITISWQREDFERGVERAAAA; encoded by the coding sequence ATGGACCGTAGAGTCGAAGACCAGCAACTGACGCCGGCGCGGCATTTGCGCGCCGAAACCCTGGTGTTGCTGCGGTGGGTCGCGATCGCCGGCCAGACCCTCGCGATGCTCTATGTCTATTTCTATCTCAAGTTTCCGTTTCCCATCGGGCTCTGTTTCGTCGCGATCGCCACCTCGAGCGCGCTCAACATCGCGCTGCGCGCGGGCAGCCGGAGCAGTCTGCGCCTGGACGACACCGAGGCGGCGGTGCTCCTTGCCTATGACGTGATCCAGCTTGCCGCCCTCCTCTATCTCACCGGCGGCGTCACCAACGCCTTCGCCATGTTTCTCCTGGCGCCGGTGATGATCTCCGCCGTTTCGCTGCCGCGTCCCTTCACCTTTCTTCTCGGGATATTGATGGTGGCCGCCGCGACCTTGCTCACCGTCGAATTCGAGCCGCTCCCCTGGCGGGAAGGCGACATCCTCTACTTCCCATTGCTTTATCGGCTGGGCGTCTGGGCGGCGCTGGTGCTCAGCGCAGGCTTCATCGGACTTTATGCGGGACGCGTCTCCGACGAGGCGCGCAAGCTCGCCAATGCGCTGTCCGCCACCGAGCTCGTGCTCGAACGCGCGCAGCATCTCACGCAGCTCGACGGCCTCGCCGCCGCGGCCGCGCATGAGCTGGGAACTCCGCTGGCGACGATCACGCTGATCGCTTCCGAATTGCAAAAGCTCACGCCATCGATCGCGCCGCAGATGAGCGAGGATCTCAAGCTGCTTGCGCAGGAGGCCCGCCGCTGTCGAGAAATTCTGCGCAAGCTCCAGTCCCTGAACACCGACGAGGCCCATGTGCTGAACAAGCTGCGGCTCGGCACATTGATCGAGGAAGCGGTCGAGCCGTTGCGCGATCCCGAGGTCGCGATCATCGTCGACAAGGCGGGAGAAACCTCCGAGCCGTTTTGTCTCCGCAACCCCGGGATGTTGTACGGCCTCGGCAATCTCGTGGAGAACGCCGTGGATTTCGCGCGCTCGACCGTGCGGATCGAAGCCCGCTGGACCGATCGCCTCGTCAGCGTCGTCATAGAGGACGACGGCCCCGGCTTCGCCCCGAAGATTCTCGATCGCGTGGGCGATCCCTATGTGAGCGGCAGTGAGGCGGACCGGCGCGTGAAGAGCGCGCCCGAGTCCGGACTAGGCCTCGGCCTCTTCATCGCGACGACCTTGCTCGAGCGCTCCGGCGCGCTCATCGAGGCGATCAACATCGCCCCGCCCCACACAGGCGCGCGCATCACGATCAGCTGGCAGCGCGAGGATTTCGAGCGTGGCGTCGAGAGGGCCGCGGCGGCATGA
- a CDS encoding biotin--[acetyl-CoA-carboxylase] ligase → MIAEQRFALGDKAHADGVRLLSFDELDSTNEEARRRVLEEGEHGPLWIVAGRQSRGRGRLGREWLSVPGNLHASLILSDGVAPERAPQLGFVAGVAIVEALRALCPGETGFALKWPNDILLDRAKLGGVLLEGLALSAGDERQPASGVVVVGIGVNCSAAPEGLAYPAAALTTLGARAPSAQTLFRTLSDRFCEALKLWAAGSGFAEIRRRWLEAAAGLGETVHVLLAQGEEIEGRFETIDASGRLVIAVGAARRAIDAGDVALAHRAAFAPTGQDSRL, encoded by the coding sequence TTGATCGCGGAGCAGAGATTCGCGCTTGGAGACAAGGCGCACGCCGACGGCGTCCGCCTCCTTAGCTTCGACGAATTGGACTCGACGAATGAGGAGGCGCGCCGGCGCGTCCTCGAAGAGGGGGAGCATGGCCCCCTTTGGATCGTCGCCGGTCGGCAGAGCCGGGGACGGGGGCGCCTTGGCAGAGAATGGCTGTCTGTTCCAGGCAATCTTCACGCGAGCCTTATTTTGAGCGACGGCGTCGCGCCGGAACGGGCGCCGCAGCTCGGCTTCGTCGCGGGCGTCGCCATCGTCGAGGCGTTGCGCGCCCTCTGCCCGGGCGAGACGGGTTTCGCGCTCAAATGGCCAAATGACATTTTGCTTGATCGCGCTAAGCTTGGCGGCGTTCTTCTTGAGGGTCTCGCGCTTTCGGCGGGTGATGAGCGCCAGCCAGCCTCAGGCGTTGTCGTCGTCGGGATCGGCGTGAATTGTAGCGCGGCGCCCGAGGGCTTGGCTTATCCCGCTGCAGCTCTTACAACGCTTGGCGCGCGGGCGCCTTCAGCGCAGACGCTCTTCAGGACGCTATCCGATCGCTTTTGCGAGGCGCTGAAGCTTTGGGCCGCAGGGTCGGGCTTCGCCGAAATCAGGCGACGCTGGCTTGAAGCGGCGGCCGGCTTGGGGGAAACCGTTCACGTTCTCCTTGCTCAGGGCGAGGAAATCGAGGGGCGCTTCGAGACGATCGACGCCTCCGGGCGGCTCGTTATCGCAGTCGGCGCCGCCCGGCGCGCGATTGACGCGGGCGACGTCGCCTTGGCGCATCGCGCCGCCTTCGCGCCCACAGGCCAGGATTCTCGTTTATGA
- a CDS encoding ribonuclease J, whose amino-acid sequence MSQQDADFVFAPLGGLGEIGMNAALYGYGPPRARKWILVDCGLGFPGPDLPGIDIVLPDLSAVEQLGRDLLAICITHAHEDHIGALAALWPKLKCKVFATPFAAGLIQARRLSEPGAPDIDITLVKPGARVDLSPFQVEYIAMAHSIPEACALAIRTPAGLALHTGDWKIDETPGVGHRTDEARLRALGDEGVTALICDSTNILREGHSFSESEVAIALQDVIAEARGRVIVTTFASNVQRVRAIAEAAASCKRSVVVAGRALDRTIEVSRELGFLDGIAPFYSLEHLAALPRDRTVILATGSQGEPRAAMARAAAGEHPAIKIVAGDRVVFSSRAIPGNQRDVQRLINKLCDLGAEIVTDHDRHVHCSGHPRRGEVARLYDWLRPKVAAPAHGESHHLARHAAFAREHGVDQVVSPRDGDVVRLAPGVSAIIGKMAAGRLYKDGEVLIGESDGAVRERAKLAFAGVISIALCVSRQGEMIGDPDVVASGLPKRGRSGAEMGGVIDDAVFDCFEALPRPRRRDFDSLATAIERSVRGAVFSVWGKKPTVHVLIVGG is encoded by the coding sequence ATGAGCCAGCAAGACGCCGATTTCGTATTCGCGCCGCTCGGGGGCCTGGGCGAGATTGGGATGAACGCCGCGCTTTACGGCTATGGGCCGCCGCGGGCGCGCAAGTGGATTCTCGTCGATTGCGGCCTGGGCTTTCCGGGACCCGATCTCCCCGGCATCGATATTGTGCTGCCCGATCTTTCGGCGGTCGAGCAGCTTGGGCGCGATCTCCTCGCCATTTGCATCACCCATGCGCATGAGGATCACATCGGGGCGCTCGCGGCCCTTTGGCCGAAGCTCAAGTGCAAAGTGTTTGCGACGCCATTCGCCGCAGGCTTGATCCAAGCAAGACGCCTTTCCGAACCTGGCGCGCCCGATATTGACATCACTCTCGTCAAGCCCGGCGCGAGGGTAGATCTTTCGCCTTTTCAGGTGGAATATATCGCGATGGCGCATTCGATTCCGGAAGCTTGCGCGCTGGCGATCCGCACGCCGGCCGGCCTCGCGCTGCATACGGGCGACTGGAAAATAGACGAGACGCCTGGCGTCGGCCATCGCACTGACGAAGCTCGGTTGCGCGCCTTGGGCGACGAGGGCGTCACGGCGCTCATCTGCGACTCGACGAACATCTTGCGGGAGGGGCACAGCTTCTCGGAAAGCGAGGTGGCGATCGCCTTGCAGGACGTCATCGCCGAAGCGCGGGGGCGCGTGATCGTCACGACCTTCGCTTCGAATGTCCAGCGGGTGCGCGCAATTGCGGAAGCGGCGGCGAGCTGCAAGCGGAGCGTGGTCGTCGCTGGGCGCGCGCTCGACCGCACGATCGAGGTTTCCCGCGAGCTCGGCTTTTTGGACGGGATCGCTCCTTTCTATTCGCTTGAGCATCTCGCGGCGCTGCCACGCGATCGCACCGTCATCCTCGCCACAGGGAGCCAGGGAGAGCCGCGCGCAGCAATGGCGCGCGCAGCCGCGGGCGAGCATCCGGCGATCAAGATCGTCGCGGGTGATCGCGTCGTCTTTTCCTCGCGGGCCATTCCCGGCAATCAGCGCGACGTTCAGCGCCTCATCAACAAGCTTTGCGATCTCGGAGCGGAGATCGTGACCGACCACGATCGCCACGTGCACTGCTCGGGCCATCCGAGGCGCGGCGAAGTCGCCAGGCTCTATGACTGGCTCCGGCCCAAGGTGGCGGCGCCGGCGCATGGCGAGTCGCATCATCTTGCGCGGCACGCCGCTTTCGCGCGGGAGCATGGGGTCGATCAGGTCGTGTCCCCACGCGACGGCGACGTTGTGCGGCTCGCGCCTGGCGTTTCGGCAATCATCGGCAAGATGGCGGCCGGCCGCCTTTACAAGGATGGCGAGGTGCTCATTGGCGAGAGCGACGGGGCCGTGCGCGAGCGCGCGAAGCTCGCCTTCGCTGGCGTGATCTCGATCGCGCTCTGCGTGTCGCGACAGGGGGAGATGATCGGCGATCCGGATGTCGTCGCTTCCGGACTGCCGAAGCGAGGCCGCAGCGGCGCCGAGATGGGCGGTGTCATCGACGACGCCGTCTTCGACTGTTTCGAAGCTTTGCCGCGTCCGCGCCGGCGGGATTTCGACTCGCTCGCGACCGCGATTGAGCGTTCTGTGCGCGGCGCCGTATTCTCCGTTTGGGGTAAGAAGCCGACCGTGCATGTGCTGATCGTCGGCGGTTAA
- the truA gene encoding tRNA pseudouridine(38-40) synthase TruA: MPRFALTIEYDGGPFVGWQRQANGISIQQRLEEAVLAIDGVQRVVHGAGRTDAGVHALGQVAHVDLTRDWRVDRLRDALNAHLRPDPIAVLTARAVAEDFEARFSAKMRHYRYLIFNRRAPPALARGRVWHVKRPLDAEAMHAAAQTLIGKFDFSTYRASECQARSPIRTLERLDVTRRGDEIEILASAPSFLHHQVRSLVGSLEHVGSGKWPVEEPRRALEARSRARCGLVAPAQGLYLIAVDY, encoded by the coding sequence ATGCCGCGCTTCGCGCTCACGATCGAATATGACGGCGGTCCCTTTGTCGGCTGGCAGCGGCAGGCGAACGGGATCTCCATTCAGCAGCGTCTCGAGGAAGCGGTCTTGGCTATCGACGGCGTCCAGCGCGTCGTGCATGGCGCCGGCCGCACGGACGCCGGCGTCCATGCGCTCGGGCAGGTCGCGCATGTCGATCTGACGCGGGACTGGCGGGTCGATCGCTTGCGCGACGCGCTCAATGCGCATCTTCGGCCGGATCCGATCGCCGTGCTGACCGCCCGCGCCGTCGCGGAGGATTTCGAGGCGCGCTTCTCCGCGAAAATGCGCCATTACCGCTATCTGATCTTCAACCGGCGTGCGCCGCCGGCGCTGGCGCGCGGGCGTGTCTGGCACGTCAAGCGGCCGCTCGACGCCGAGGCCATGCATGCGGCGGCGCAGACGCTCATCGGAAAATTCGACTTCTCGACCTATCGTGCGAGCGAATGTCAGGCGCGCTCGCCGATCCGGACGCTCGAGCGGCTCGATGTGACTCGCAGGGGCGATGAGATCGAGATTCTTGCGAGCGCCCCGTCTTTCCTGCACCATCAGGTGCGTTCGCTCGTGGGCTCGCTCGAGCATGTGGGCAGCGGCAAATGGCCGGTGGAGGAGCCGCGCCGCGCGCTCGAGGCCCGCAGTCGCGCGCGCTGCGGACTGGTCGCGCCAGCGCAGGGCCTGTATCTGATCGCGGTGGACTATTGA
- a CDS encoding amino acid permease, translating into MRLVELFRAKSIESLQAEALERGALRRALGLWQLVGIGLGGLIGVGIFVLTGVVAATQAGPGVALSFLIAGVASGAAALCYAEFASMLPVAGSAYTYAYAVLGELPAWIIGWDLLLEYALVVAVVSIGWSGYLRALLALFGVAPPEWAAGAPGTGDGHILDLFAMLGAFGVALLLTLRVEWGARFNTAMVLLKIAAVIVVILAAAPHINPANWRPFMPFGFGGVVEGAAVVFFAVFGYDTLTTAGEEALEPQRDLPRAVLLSLVVSLTLYILMSLALTGIARYDTLDNAAPVASAFAALGMGWATLVVSAAAVVGILSVMLAFLLGCARIWFAMSRDGLLPAWFARPHPQFATPYRPTLIAGGLCALVSAFFPIREVAELVNIGTLSAFVVICLAVIALRHTRPDVPRGFRAPLSPYLPLIGVGFSLWLLSKLPAIAWERFVVWLIIGLAVYFLYGRRHSRLAKGRDEAARPGSRRGLEPVSDGDGRA; encoded by the coding sequence ATGAGGCTGGTCGAGCTTTTTCGCGCCAAGTCGATCGAATCGCTGCAGGCCGAGGCGCTCGAAAGAGGCGCGTTGCGGCGTGCGCTGGGCCTCTGGCAGCTCGTCGGCATCGGCCTCGGCGGCCTCATCGGCGTCGGCATCTTCGTGCTCACGGGCGTCGTCGCCGCCACCCAGGCAGGGCCCGGCGTCGCCCTCTCCTTTCTGATCGCGGGCGTCGCAAGCGGCGCGGCGGCGCTCTGCTACGCCGAATTCGCCTCCATGCTCCCGGTCGCCGGCAGCGCTTACACTTACGCTTATGCGGTGCTCGGCGAGCTTCCGGCCTGGATCATCGGCTGGGACCTGCTGCTCGAATATGCGCTCGTTGTCGCGGTGGTCTCCATCGGCTGGTCGGGATATCTGCGCGCGCTGCTCGCGCTGTTCGGCGTCGCGCCGCCGGAATGGGCCGCCGGCGCGCCGGGGACCGGTGATGGCCACATCCTCGACCTCTTCGCGATGCTCGGCGCGTTCGGCGTCGCACTGCTGCTGACGCTGCGCGTCGAATGGGGCGCGCGCTTCAACACCGCGATGGTGCTGCTGAAAATCGCGGCCGTCATCGTCGTCATCCTCGCGGCGGCGCCGCATATCAATCCGGCGAACTGGCGCCCCTTCATGCCCTTCGGCTTCGGCGGCGTCGTCGAGGGCGCAGCGGTCGTGTTCTTCGCCGTCTTCGGCTATGACACGTTGACGACCGCAGGCGAGGAAGCGCTCGAGCCGCAGCGCGACCTTCCGCGCGCGGTGCTGCTCTCGCTCGTCGTCTCACTGACGCTCTATATCCTCATGTCGCTCGCGCTGACGGGCATCGCGCGTTACGACACGCTCGACAACGCCGCGCCGGTCGCCTCCGCCTTCGCAGCGCTCGGCATGGGCTGGGCGACGCTTGTCGTCTCGGCGGCGGCGGTGGTCGGCATTTTGAGCGTCATGCTCGCCTTTCTGCTCGGCTGCGCGCGCATTTGGTTCGCGATGAGCCGAGACGGCCTGCTTCCCGCTTGGTTCGCCAGACCGCATCCGCAGTTTGCGACGCCCTATCGGCCGACGCTCATCGCGGGCGGCCTCTGCGCGCTCGTCTCCGCCTTCTTTCCGATTCGCGAGGTCGCCGAGCTCGTCAATATCGGCACGCTTTCCGCCTTCGTCGTGATCTGCCTCGCCGTGATCGCGCTGCGCCACACGCGGCCCGACGTTCCAAGAGGCTTTCGCGCGCCGCTCTCCCCCTATCTGCCACTCATCGGCGTGGGCTTCTCCCTGTGGCTCCTCTCGAAGCTGCCAGCCATCGCATGGGAAAGATTTGTCGTCTGGCTCATCATCGGGCTCGCGGTCTATTTCTTATACGGACGCCGGCACAGCCGGCTCGCGAAGGGCCGTGACGAAGCCGCCCGCCCCGGGAGCCGCCGAGGGCTCGAGCCAGTCTCCGACGGAGACGGCCGGGCTTGA
- a CDS encoding alpha/beta hydrolase, which produces MILLPRIAAAVFSLYLLGLAGLTIFQRDLQYFPDPRIVSPAEAGLAQIETLQLTTDDGKRLSAWFSAPAKGRPLILYFHGNSGVLADRRERFQHFRESGFGFLAIAYRGYGGSSGEPTQAGLLLDAEAAYAEASRRGYSGRRLVIFGESLGTSVATMLASRRQAAALVLDSPYLSAVSIAAARYPIFPVGLLMFDPMRTDLAIGQVHIPVMMLHGEADQIIPLSSARALFALANEPKEFIAVAGADHLVLNAPQVYPRVAAFIDAASASRE; this is translated from the coding sequence ATGATCTTGCTGCCCCGCATCGCCGCGGCGGTGTTCTCTCTTTATCTCCTGGGGCTCGCCGGCCTGACCATCTTTCAGCGCGACCTCCAGTATTTCCCGGATCCGCGCATTGTGTCGCCCGCGGAAGCCGGATTGGCGCAAATCGAGACGTTGCAGCTGACGACCGACGACGGGAAAAGGCTCAGCGCCTGGTTCTCAGCGCCGGCGAAGGGCCGGCCGCTCATTCTTTATTTTCACGGAAATAGCGGGGTGCTGGCGGATCGGCGGGAGCGGTTCCAGCATTTTCGCGAGAGCGGTTTCGGCTTTCTCGCCATCGCCTACCGCGGGTACGGAGGTTCGTCGGGCGAGCCGACGCAAGCGGGCCTGTTGCTCGACGCCGAGGCTGCCTATGCCGAAGCGTCGCGACGCGGCTACTCGGGTCGACGTCTCGTGATCTTTGGCGAGTCGCTCGGCACGAGCGTCGCGACGATGCTCGCCTCGCGTCGCCAGGCGGCGGCCCTGGTGCTCGACTCGCCTTATCTCTCTGCCGTGTCGATCGCCGCCGCGCGCTATCCGATCTTCCCCGTCGGGCTGTTGATGTTCGATCCCATGCGAACCGACCTTGCCATCGGTCAAGTGCATATTCCCGTCATGATGCTGCACGGAGAAGCGGATCAAATTATTCCCCTCTCGTCGGCGCGCGCGCTCTTCGCATTGGCCAATGAGCCCAAGGAATTCATTGCTGTCGCGGGCGCTGACCACCTCGTCTTGAATGCGCCGCAGGTCTACCCGCGCGTTGCAGCCTTCATCGACGCCGCAAGCGCCTCGCGCGAGTAG
- a CDS encoding helix-turn-helix domain-containing protein, giving the protein MKKTPDLIDRHVGNRVRMRRMLMKMSQEKLGEALGLTFQQIQKYEKGLNRIGASRLQQISKTLNVSPSFFFEGAPTIVGAATPADAPAGFEEEAQSQYVVDFMSTAEGVHLNRSFARIKNPKVRRRLVELIAALADAEDGGDETPGPQE; this is encoded by the coding sequence GTGAAGAAGACGCCGGACCTTATCGACCGCCACGTGGGAAATCGCGTGCGCATGCGGCGAATGCTCATGAAGATGAGCCAGGAGAAGCTCGGAGAAGCGCTCGGCCTCACCTTTCAGCAAATTCAGAAATACGAGAAAGGCCTCAACCGCATCGGCGCGAGCCGGCTTCAGCAGATCTCCAAGACGCTCAATGTGTCGCCGTCATTCTTTTTCGAGGGCGCGCCGACGATTGTGGGAGCCGCCACGCCGGCGGATGCTCCCGCGGGCTTCGAAGAGGAAGCGCAGTCTCAATATGTCGTGGACTTTATGTCGACGGCAGAAGGAGTTCATCTCAATCGTTCCTTCGCGCGGATCAAGAATCCCAAGGTTCGCCGTCGACTCGTGGAGCTGATCGCCGCTCTGGCGGACGCGGAGGATGGAGGCGACGAGACGCCCGGACCGCAAGAGTGA
- a CDS encoding ABC-F family ATP-binding cassette domain-containing protein → MAPPPLLALTGVMLTLGGQPLLDGADLSVLPGARLCLVGRNGSGKSTLLRIAAGELEFDRGERFLQPGASLRYLAQEPDFSGFATTADFVEAGLGPLDDPHAARLLLNDLGLTGEEDPTRLSGGESRRVALTRALASRPDILLLDEPTNHLDLPTILWLEEKLAGLRSALVLISHDRRFLQNLTRETVWLDRGRTRDLNAGFKEFEAWRDRELEEEERLRHKADRRIVAEEHWLRHGVSGRRKRNMKRLARLHEMRAERRQRIGPEGQVKLEASEAQSSGSLVIEAVKLHKSYGERVIVQDFSTRIMRGDRIGIVGANGAGKTTLVGLLTGALAPDAGKIRQGAGLAMATLEQSRASLDPERSLQDALTGGGSDFIEINGERRHITGYLRDFLFKPEQARTPVAKLSGGERGRLMLARALAKPSNLLVLDEPTNDLDLETLDLLEEMLADYPGTLIVVSHDRDFLDRVATSVVISEGEGVWREYAGGYADMVAQRGFGVEALKSEPQRAETKPKPVAREKPAGRPKLSFNERHALATLPQKMEALREERATLERLLADPALYASDPKKFAAAGARLEAAQTELAEAEERWLELEIRREEIEG, encoded by the coding sequence ATGGCCCCTCCCCCTCTTCTCGCGCTGACCGGCGTCATGCTGACGCTCGGCGGTCAGCCCTTGCTCGACGGGGCCGATCTGTCGGTTCTGCCCGGCGCGCGGCTTTGCCTCGTCGGGCGCAACGGGTCGGGAAAATCGACGCTGCTTCGCATCGCCGCGGGCGAGCTCGAATTCGATCGGGGCGAGCGCTTTCTGCAGCCCGGCGCATCGCTGCGCTATCTCGCGCAGGAGCCGGACTTCTCGGGCTTCGCGACGACCGCCGACTTTGTCGAGGCCGGCCTCGGGCCGCTCGACGACCCGCATGCGGCGCGCTTGCTGCTCAACGATCTCGGCCTGACAGGCGAGGAAGATCCCACGCGGCTTTCGGGCGGAGAGTCGCGCCGGGTTGCGCTCACGCGAGCCCTTGCCTCGCGCCCCGACATCCTCCTGCTCGACGAGCCGACGAACCATCTCGACCTGCCGACGATCCTCTGGCTCGAGGAAAAGCTCGCGGGGCTGCGTTCGGCGCTGGTGCTGATCAGCCATGATCGCCGCTTCCTGCAGAATCTCACGCGCGAGACCGTTTGGCTCGACCGCGGCCGCACCCGCGATCTCAACGCCGGCTTCAAGGAGTTCGAAGCCTGGCGCGACCGCGAGCTTGAGGAGGAGGAGCGCCTGCGCCACAAGGCCGACCGCCGCATTGTCGCCGAGGAGCATTGGCTGCGGCATGGCGTCTCGGGCCGGCGCAAGCGCAACATGAAGCGGCTCGCGCGTCTTCACGAGATGCGCGCCGAGCGGCGCCAGCGCATCGGGCCCGAGGGTCAGGTCAAGCTGGAGGCGAGCGAGGCGCAATCTTCGGGTTCGCTCGTGATCGAGGCGGTCAAGCTCCACAAATCTTACGGCGAGCGCGTCATCGTCCAGGATTTCTCGACACGCATCATGCGCGGTGACCGGATCGGGATCGTCGGAGCCAATGGCGCCGGCAAGACGACGCTCGTCGGCCTCCTGACCGGAGCGCTCGCTCCTGACGCCGGAAAGATCCGGCAAGGCGCCGGGCTGGCGATGGCGACGCTAGAGCAGAGCCGCGCGAGCCTCGATCCCGAACGCAGCCTGCAGGACGCGCTCACGGGCGGCGGCTCGGATTTTATCGAGATCAACGGCGAACGACGTCACATCACCGGCTATCTGAGGGACTTTCTCTTCAAGCCGGAACAGGCGCGGACGCCCGTCGCCAAGCTCTCGGGCGGCGAGCGCGGGCGGCTGATGCTAGCGCGCGCCCTGGCGAAACCTTCCAATCTTCTCGTTCTCGACGAGCCCACGAACGACCTCGATCTGGAAACGCTCGATCTGCTCGAGGAGATGCTCGCCGACTATCCCGGCACGCTGATCGTCGTCTCGCATGACCGCGATTTTCTCGATCGCGTCGCGACCTCGGTCGTGATCAGCGAAGGCGAAGGAGTCTGGCGCGAATATGCGGGCGGCTACGCCGACATGGTCGCGCAGCGCGGCTTCGGCGTCGAGGCGCTGAAGTCCGAGCCGCAACGCGCCGAGACGAAGCCCAAGCCGGTGGCCCGCGAGAAGCCGGCGGGACGGCCGAAACTTTCCTTCAACGAGCGTCACGCGCTCGCGACGCTGCCACAGAAAATGGAGGCGCTGCGGGAAGAGCGGGCGACGCTTGAGAGATTGCTCGCGGATCCGGCGCTTTATGCAAGCGATCCCAAAAAATTTGCGGCGGCGGGCGCCCGGCTGGAAGCTGCGCAGACCGAGTTGGCTGAGGCCGAGGAGAGATGGCTCGAGCTCGAGATCCGGCGCGAGGAAATCGAGGGCTGA